A portion of the Anthonomus grandis grandis chromosome 19, icAntGran1.3, whole genome shotgun sequence genome contains these proteins:
- the LOC126747265 gene encoding pupal cuticle protein 20-like yields MIIKRLQQNRQIYLLLFLIYFGVLQGKPLENLDTLINYDVNLDLPDGFHYSFRTNKGASAKVRGIVLAKDDLTIEGSYGFITDGSSVQVSYEADENGFRPHVVQTNLPETTPVDKSMSRPEVIIGTACLASLSGGGCG; encoded by the exons aTGATCATCAAACGCTTGCAGCAGAACCGCCAAATTTACCTGCTgctgtttttaatatattttgggGTGCTCCAAGGGAAACCCTTGGAAAACTTGGACACTCTTATCAACTATGATGTCAACCTGGACTTGCCCGACGGATTCCATTACAG TTTTCGAACAAATAAAGGTGCTAGTGCAAAAGTGAGAGGGATAGTGCTGGCCAAAGATGATCTGACAATAGAAGGAAGCTATGGCTTCATAACTGACGGATCCAGTGTTCAAGTGTCTTATGAAGCTGACGAAAATGGCTTTAGGCCACACGTGGTGCAAACGAATTTACCTGAGACGACCCCTGTTGACAAAAGCATGAGCAGGCCAGAAGTTATTATTGGCACTGCTtgtttggcttctttgagtggTGGAGGTTGTGGTTGA